The following are encoded together in the Spirochaetota bacterium genome:
- a CDS encoding 2-oxoacid:acceptor oxidoreductase family protein, producing MYYDVIMAGFGGQGIQVMSQIAAVAAIKKGFNVTYLPSYGVEKRGGRTNVTLVIADEAIGSMVTNHPKCVIAMDTVAVDKYQKLVAPRGLLIMNSSLAPDSMLHRDDIEPLALRCNDEAQALGSAMLSGMIALGAFLQRSGILGFSDVESVMEDVTPERLIKTIPANLEAIRRGIEIAANGSARSARE from the coding sequence TTGTACTACGATGTAATTATGGCGGGCTTCGGCGGCCAGGGCATACAGGTGATGAGCCAGATCGCGGCGGTTGCGGCGATTAAAAAAGGATTCAACGTGACCTACCTTCCCTCCTACGGTGTGGAGAAGCGCGGAGGGCGCACAAACGTGACGCTGGTCATCGCTGACGAGGCGATAGGCTCCATGGTGACCAACCACCCGAAGTGCGTCATCGCCATGGACACCGTCGCCGTCGACAAGTACCAGAAGCTGGTGGCGCCGCGGGGTCTGCTCATCATGAACTCAAGCCTTGCCCCCGACAGCATGCTCCACAGGGACGACATCGAACCGCTCGCCCTCAGATGCAACGACGAGGCCCAGGCGCTGGGAAGCGCAATGCTCTCCGGCATGATCGCCCTCGGCGCGTTCCTCCAGAGATCGGGAATACTCGGCTTCAGCGACGTGGAGAGCGTAATGGAAGATGTCACACCCGAACGCCTTATAAAGACGATCCCCGCCAACCTCGAGGCGATACGGCGCGGCATCGAAATCGCCGCCAACGGCAGCGCCCGCTCTGCGCGGGAGTGA
- a CDS encoding thiamine pyrophosphate-dependent enzyme, which produces MNAIFKRPDSLTNAPTHFCPGCTHGIAHRLIAEAMDELGITDRTIGIPGVGCCVFLYRYFPIDALEAPHGRAPACATGVKRAQPDKVIFAYQGDGDMAAIGTSEIIHAANRGENITVFFVNNAVYGMTGGQMAPTTLLGQHTTTSPFGRDFKSEGYPIRMAELLATLEGVAYSTRVALHSPKHVTQAKKAIVKAFEMQIKEMGFSVVEMLSTCNTNWRVSPLEALKTIESEMIPYFPLGVFRERTGKDFL; this is translated from the coding sequence ATGAACGCTATATTCAAACGGCCCGACAGCCTCACAAACGCCCCCACCCATTTCTGCCCGGGCTGCACGCACGGCATCGCCCACCGGCTCATCGCCGAGGCGATGGACGAGCTTGGCATTACCGACCGCACGATCGGAATACCCGGAGTGGGGTGTTGCGTATTCCTCTATCGCTATTTTCCCATCGACGCGCTCGAGGCGCCGCACGGCCGCGCCCCGGCGTGCGCCACGGGCGTTAAACGCGCCCAGCCGGACAAGGTCATCTTCGCCTACCAGGGCGACGGCGATATGGCGGCGATCGGCACTTCGGAGATCATCCACGCGGCCAACCGCGGCGAGAACATCACCGTGTTCTTCGTCAACAACGCGGTCTACGGTATGACGGGCGGGCAGATGGCGCCGACCACCCTGCTGGGACAGCACACGACAACCAGCCCCTTCGGGCGCGACTTCAAATCGGAGGGATACCCGATACGGATGGCCGAGCTGCTCGCGACGCTCGAGGGGGTGGCATACTCGACGAGGGTGGCGCTCCACTCTCCCAAACACGTCACGCAGGCGAAAAAGGCCATTGTAAAGGCCTTCGAGATGCAGATAAAAGAAATGGGGTTCTCGGTGGTGGAAATGCTTTCCACCTGCAACACGAACTGGCGCGTATCGCCGCTCGAGGCCCTGAAGACTATTGAGAGCGAGATGATCCCCTATTTCCCGCTCGGGGTATTCAGGGAGCGCACCGGGAAGGATTTTCTGTAA